In Megalobrama amblycephala isolate DHTTF-2021 linkage group LG9, ASM1881202v1, whole genome shotgun sequence, the sequence aatatattttaaactcgCAGCATATTTTTCCATCACTATGTCAGTTTAGGGGCtctataacaaaaacaaaatatgatgTAAAAAAGTGAGCGATTAATTTGTTTCTCCTGGTTTTATACGAACATCTCACAGCAACCCAATGGATTACAGTCcaaataaacaacaatattaatattgtctATCAAACTAGGATAGGTGAGTTACAAATAATCACTTTGTACTAGTTTTCAAGGGTTTAAGACAAGCTAATGGCAtcaaattaaatgattttattccAATTCAGAGTAGATAATTAATTTTATCCTTTCCAATGTAGACTCTCcatgtttatgatcaaacatatcaacattaccatgccaaacactcagagagttgtcaCGACAGAAATATATTAAGAGTTTATATTGCTCGATGGGAAGGTTTTTGTGCTTCACTGTCTCTCAATGTGCTTTTCTTCATTATCATCTTAGAATAATTACACATGGatattttttacttaaaactccaagaaaaatatcaaaatgactTTGAATGGAAATTAAATCCATGCTTTTCAAGGgacagtaatagtaataataaaagattttttgtaataaatgaACAGATTCAAACACAAAGTTGAACGTATTTGTGGTTTCTAGAGTGCGTTCAAGTCTCAAGGAACCCGTCTGATCCCAGATGATCCAGCTGAACAGGCGCTCGTCTACCAGCGGATGTTTGAGACCAACAACCTGCATCAGAAAATGCGTAAGAGATTTAAATCATGAACATTTAAAGCTGATTTCTCCTAAATAGATTTTGATCATGTTTGGAGGATGTTACAACACTGCTCAGAAAACCAGAGAAAAAGTGATgcaatttatttagttatttttgcttgTCATGATTAGTCAGTATATATAACAAGTCATAAAATCAAGTTTGGGCTTGTTCAGTCATGTTAACTGCCTCTGTGCCACATTTTGTGTTGATAtctcaaatcaatcaaaagtttTGGCATTTAAAACCATGGtagcatttttattaaaagtcCAAAAACTTCTCCAAACCTCCTGATCTGAGTGTTTTACTGAACATAAGCATATACCACaaagcataaaaataattataattacatAGAATAAGTAACAAGTGTTGTTTGAGATCCTATAGTTGTACATATCGTCCCTACCCGCCACACCCGAGATCCAGTTGAGATCCTGTGTAAATCCTTGGTAAATGATGGTGATTTGTTGATTGAAAAGATTTCCAACTGGATCGTTCATGGCACAATGTTTCTCTTGTTTGTCAGTGCAGTTGAGAATATCAGCGCTGGCTTTAAACTAGTTTAAATCACCAAGACATTTGTGTTCTTCACTGAATTCAAGCACTTCTCACAGCTTTGTTTAGTGGTCGAGACAGATCTGATAAGCTCGTGCTGCACTGCCGTTTGAGGCGAGCGGATAAATGGTTCGTGTGGCGAACATTTATCGAACTTCTATTGAGGAAAATTATAGGGGACAGTGATCAGCCAAATAAACCAGTTATTTTGTGTTGAATTCTTGTGTGTGCAGGTGACGTGGCCTTCTATGAGTGGTACGTTCCTGAAGGAGAGCGACACGAATCGGCCCTGAAGAGGAATAAAGAGAATTTAGTAACCGAGCTGAAACTGTGGGACGGATACTTGGAGAAGGTTGTGTTTTAAGCAGGGCTTAAAaacggaagaaaaaaaaaaaaaaaaaatttcaatcGTTCCACTCCGAGCAGAATCGGTATTTTAACGTTTCTGTTCCAGCTGTCCTTCTGTATTATAAACGTTCCGAAACCGGTTTGATTAGAAAAAATAACGGTTAATAacgctatttttattttattttattttttatttttgcatagccttaataataataataataataataataatacatagcctatagcattttatttattaaaaaacatagTGTATTTGGCGTCTTAGCCAATAGGCCAATTATCTTTTATAACAAGATTCTGTCCAAATGTAAACCTAAACGAAAGGAAAAACAATGGTTTATAAATGAAAGTATTTCATCAAGATATGTTAATGTTTGCTGCATGGACATGGTTAAAATTACCGATGCTATtcctgagaggaaaaaaagataAGTCGCATAGACCTATACGtcgcattttattattacattccgaaataatgataataaagttatcgataaataaagtaaaatgtttacaaatagACTAGTCTACatagctttgtttataatgtttgtaaatatttataatgcCCTATATTATTTTACCTTGCCTATAAATCCAAAACAAAACCTCTAAATTATGAACTATAAAACTCAAGCCAAaacgaataaaaaaaaaatccttttcttttttaacgCCATAGCTTTATTTTCAAGGCGAGAAACACCAAAATAAGATgtaaaacgaattaatttaaagtgaatctGTAGCCTACCTTTCTCATTTTGCACGAATCATACTGTTTTCATTTTCGAGACGAATCCAATTATTAGGCTATTTATTAAGCTTTGTAGCCTACTTCCTCATTATCGACAATCCTTCAATTAAAAACAGTGAGGCGGTGGTTGGACAGATTgtattacagaattgaattgaataggCTGCGATATCAAGTAAGCAATGCAAGAAGTTGTGTGCGCGCCCGTGAGTGTGCGccgtgtttttttttcccttcagtAAACTGTCTCCGTAATTTATGGTCATGCAGGTAAAAGCAagacataattcatacatttacaaaagacactcaaataacgaaaacaagcagaatgtctgtttcctttTCTAGATCTTTGGAGTGCGCAACAATGAAccactttcgttttgttaatctgtagaccaaatatttaagtgaaatatttcgcgtagcctataggcctaaatatccccttttattttatatgtgttATGTAGGAAGGCCTATAGTTTTCTCCGTTCACTGAAGCGCTGCAGATGCTTGATGTGACATTGAAAATTGTACTATCCTGCAATTTTCTCTAGTTTTGAAACGCACAACAAGCTGCATAttacttgacattcattttcactttaaTGTAGGCCTATACTTGACAGTTGCATATCATCGGAAAAACTAATGCCAGGGCATTGCCATTGTGACTTACCTAACCTATGATGAGTGACAGCTGGGCTGAGCGCGTCAGCGCGGGCATCTCACTGTAGAGCGTGCGCGCCATTTCACTCGTTGGATGTGTCAGCGTCATATaggctgtactatttgaattcgtgattggttgactgccaaatcaaaatattaaacggaacgataaaataacgttattaaccggttaatggccatttcaaattagcATTTCTGTTCAGAACGATTGAATTTGATTTCGTTTCCGTTTCTGGTTACGTTCCGATCAAAATTTCGTTCATTTCCGGTTTTCGTTCCTTGAATCGGTTCAGAGCCCTAGTTTTAAGTCATGTCAgctttatagcactttatatacaatacagattgtttcattAATAAACTGGACAATAACAGAATcagtgatgcaaacttcatcaaatatgagacaaattcaGCTGTAAATCAGATCAATTCAGTTGTAGTTTTATTCTCATctgatagtgtcagtgcagtcaaatcaatattaCTGAATGTCATTTGTTCGTCAGATGGGTAAAGGGTCGTACCTCGCCGGCAAGAACTTCACCATGGCGGACGTGGTTTGTTTCCCCACCATCGCATATTTCCCACGACTTCAGTGAGTGGATTAATAATCAATCCTTCTCCATGACGGCATGTTTGATTATAATGTCAGGTTAAGGTTCGGATCAGAGGCtggtttaatgtttgatctGTTTCTGATTGGCAGCTGTCCTAAAGACAGATGTCCTCGACTGATGGAGTATTACGAAATGGTGAAGGATCGTCCCAGTATTAAAGCCAGCTGGCCTCCGCACTGGCTGGACAATCTTGAGGGTCCAGACGCGCTGAAGAACCTGTGAGGAACACGAGACGTCCCCAACACCGCTGGATCACATCAATAATCAGCTCTGATGTATTCAGTTATTGCCTATGCTGTGTTTCCTAATGTTTCAGAAGAATCATTCTCTCTTACTAATCAATTTACACCTACAGCTATTAAATCACAACTCTTGTTTACATTGTGGCACTTTCTGAcgtttttagcatttttctgTCGCATATCTTTGATACAGCAGAccgtttaaaggattagtccactttcaaataaaatgttcctgataatttactcacccccatgtcatccaagatgttcatgtctttctttcttcaatcgaaaagaaatgaaggtttttgttgaaaacattccaggattattctccttatagtggatttcactggcctccaaacggttaaaggtcaaaattcagtgcagcttcaaagtaaagagtcaggaaaattttatttgaaagtgaactaaccctttaatctgtGCACTTTATTTTGAACAATTTCTAAAAACGAAGCTCATTGTTATTGTCTGTAATGGAAGATTAACTTGTTGTTTGGGATTAATAAAGTTTTGTCCTGTTCAATCAAGATGAGGAAAATATTAACCATcattacaagaaataaaaatatggtTCGGTTTTAAATTAGTAGTttgaaaaagtattttaattgtttacattttagcgGATTCACTTGAAATTAAATTACAGGTTACGTTTCACATCTTCAGTGTTTTAAAAAAGCAAGCATTGGTTCATGCACGTGTGCAACTTTGAATTAAAACGACAAATGCCAAACGTTTgcgttaaaattaaaaaaaaaaattcttgctgGTTCCAACTTTTAAGTATGGAGAAATCATCATGAAACAAATACTAAACCGAAATGTACATAAAtgttaacaaaaactaaaaataaacaattattacaattaaaaacatCACAGAATTGTGGTAATGTCAGTTTCCGgctttcactgtaaattataagacaatttgttcttttttacttCCAAAAACGGTACATTAAAAACGGTTGCAATAAAAACGCGTGCTAAGGATGGGCACATGGGCTGCTCTTGCCTACAAAATAAGCTTAACGccatttgagcataagaaataCAATTTATGGGACATTTTATGTCCGATTTTgatgctgatttgaaatatgataTTAAATGCGAATTAGTCAAGCAGTTTTtaagatttcaggattccccatTGAAGTAAGGGACTGGTACTGTTTACCAATTAACAGgtttttactgcagcatttttttacagtttagaACAGTTACAATTACAATAATTTCTTAAagtgaacaaataaataaacaaaaatatatatattcatacaaAGATGTTCATATGTATTGAAGGGCAAGATCTCaataacactgcagttttttcACTCTCTTCAGGTGTCAgaaacagacaaacacagacagcGTCTTACTTCAGAAAGGGTTTATTGCCAGCTGTGAACGCAT encodes:
- the LOC125276016 gene encoding glutathione S-transferase A-like, encoding MAQNMMLYWGSGSPPCWRVMIALEEKKLQGYKHKLLSFEKKEHQCAEVKALNPRAQIPTFKHGDIIVNESFAACLYLESAFKSQGTRLIPDDPAEQALVYQRMFETNNLHQKMRDVAFYEWYVPEGERHESALKRNKENLVTELKLWDGYLEKMGKGSYLAGKNFTMADVVCFPTIAYFPRLHCPKDRCPRLMEYYEMVKDRPSIKASWPPHWLDNLEGPDALKNL